From a region of the Chlamydomonas reinhardtii strain CC-503 cw92 mt+ chromosome 12, whole genome shotgun sequence genome:
- a CDS encoding ribosomal protein L7a produces the protein MRLKVPPVINQFVTRALDKNSAETCFKLLMKYRPEDKKQKAERLKAEAAAREAGKEAEKKKPVVVKYGLNHITTLVESGKAQMVVIAHDVDPIELVCWLPALCRKMGVPYAIVKGKARLGQIVHKKTATALALTAVKNEDQREFAKLVESFKSQYNEGPRVQWGGHILGMKSVHKQKKRERAIAKELAQRAGV, from the exons ATGCGCCTGAAGGTGCCCCCGGTCATCAACCAGTTCGTCACCCGCGCGCTGGACAAGAACTCGGCGGAGACCTGCTTCAAGCTGCTGATGAAGTACCGCCCCGAGGACAAGAAGCAGAAGGCTGAGCGCCTGaaggccgaggccgctgcccgcgAGGCCGGCAAGGAG GCTGAGAAGAAGAAGCCCGTCGTGGTCAAGTACGGCCTGAACCACATCACCACTCTGGTGGAGTCGGGCAAGGCGCAGATGGTGGTCATCGCCCACGACGTGGACCCCATCGAGCTGGTGTGCTGGCTCCCAGCCCTGTGCCGCAAGATGGGCGTGCCCTACGCGATTGTGAAG GGCAAGGCTCGCCTGGGCCAGATTGTGCACAAGaagaccgccaccgccctggcccTGACCGCGGTGAAGAACGAGGACCAGCGTGAGTTCGCCAAGCTGGTGGAGAGCTTCAAGAGCCAGTACAACGAGGGCCCGCGCGTCCAGTGGGGCGGGCACATCCTGGGCATGAAGTCCGTGCACAAGCAGAAGAAGCGCGAGCGCGCCATCGCcaaggagctggcgcagcgcgccggcgtgtAA